A genome region from Anaerobacillus alkaliphilus includes the following:
- a CDS encoding GrpB family protein: MLGLKKGEVKLVDYSDRWKKLFEEECDLLHSIIGKHTKDIQHFGSTAIHGIQAKPMIDILVGVESLRMVEHFDQQRLKEIGYYHLPRVQIERKVVFAKFSNLETLTKTHVMHVVEYGGSWWQEHIFFRNYLNAHQEAAIEYEALKKRLARTYPNDERSYTDEKKRFVDDILMRRAVND; encoded by the coding sequence ATGTTAGGACTAAAAAAAGGTGAAGTAAAGCTAGTAGATTACTCGGATCGATGGAAGAAGTTATTTGAGGAAGAATGTGATCTATTACATTCAATCATAGGTAAACATACAAAGGATATTCAACATTTTGGCAGTACCGCTATTCATGGTATTCAAGCGAAGCCGATGATTGATATTCTAGTTGGGGTTGAGTCATTACGTATGGTCGAACACTTCGATCAACAACGTTTAAAAGAAATAGGATACTATCATTTACCCAGAGTACAAATTGAAAGGAAAGTGGTTTTCGCTAAATTTTCTAACTTAGAAACCCTTACGAAAACCCACGTTATGCATGTGGTTGAATATGGGGGTTCATGGTGGCAGGAACATATTTTCTTTCGCAATTACTTAAATGCACATCAAGAAGCTGCAATTGAATATGAAGCATTGAAAAAAAGGTTAGCACGAACATACCCAAACGATGAGCGGTCTTATACAGATGAAAAAAAGCGATTTGTTGATGATATTTTAATGAGGAGGGCGGTCAATGATTGA